The following proteins are co-located in the Apium graveolens cultivar Ventura chromosome 5, ASM990537v1, whole genome shotgun sequence genome:
- the LOC141661697 gene encoding cyclin-dependent kinase inhibitor 4-like, whose protein sequence is MAKYMNKSNKTASEVSVMEGPQNPTSNLFVGVLTRAKTLALKKLGLFPADSLAPRDGGSFIQLRGRRLQRAVLGKKQKKKKCGPTRGARARAENQGGGGAENGSGQLGVEIREQVVSGSVGGNALPLQPNGREQQEVTPSSLPRNPNVITAPGSSPRPRNSTDNNGLVQNPVRRCHPSSQAELDALFAENVKRQQKYFMEKYNFDIVDDKPLPGRYEWEKIDP, encoded by the exons ATGGCAAAGTACATGAACAAATCCAACAAGACAGCCTCAGAAGTGTCAGTGATGGAGGGCCCACAAAACCCAACATCTAATCTTTTTGTCGGGGTTTTAACGAGGGCCAAAACCCTAGCTCTGAAGAAACTTGGGTTGTTTCCGGCGGATTCTCTGGCGCCGAGGGACGGTGGCTCTTTCATTCAGCTGAGGGGCAGGAGGCTTCAGAGGGCTGTTTTGGGTAAGAAGCAAAAGAAGAAGAAGTGTGGGCCCACTAGAGGTGCAAGGGCCAGGGCTGAGAATCAAGGTGGTGGTGGTGCTGAAAACGGGTCGGGTCAATTGGGTGTGGAGATCCGAGAGCAGGTGGTGAGTGGTTCTGTTGGAGGGAATGCTTTGCCTCTTCAACCAAATGGAAG GGAGCAACAGGAGGTCACACCTAGCAGTTTGCCAAGGAATCCAAATGTGATTACAGCTCCTGGTTCCAGTCCTAGACCTCGCAACTCAACTGATAACAATGGATTAGTTCAAAACCCAGTGCGAAGATGCCATCCGTCGTCGCAAGCTGAGCTCGATGCATTATTCGCTGAAAATGTAAAACGGCAGCAGAAGTACTTTATGGAAAA GTACAACTTTGACATAGTGGATGACAAGCCCCTGCCCGGGCGTTATGAATGGGAGAAAATAGATCCGTAG